A portion of the Pseudomonas synxantha BG33R genome contains these proteins:
- a CDS encoding pyridoxal phosphate-dependent decarboxylase family protein, giving the protein MTPEEFRRHGYAMIDLIADYRENIEQRGVQPTTVPGEIKAALPASPPDSAEPFEQIMGDVEKLIMPGLLHWQHPSFFGFFPSNVELSSVLGDCLSTGLGVVGLSWQSSPALTEIEEVTTDWLRDMLGLSSAWSGVIQDSASTSTLVALISARERSSDYALMHDGLQNSGAPLIVYTSAHAHSSVNKAAILAGFGQNHIRTIATDQHNAMSPQALAHAIEQDLAAGNRPCVVIATTGTTAAMAIDPLDAIGDLTQRHGVWLHVDSAMAGAAMILPECRALWQGIEKADSLVLNPHKWLGAAFDCSVYFVRDPEHLIRIMTTNPSYLQSSADGQVRNYRDWRISLGSRFRALKLWFLIREQGVSGLQARLRRDLANARWLAEQIESSAQWKLVAAPALQTLCIRHEPPGLNGEALDQHTRAWAEKLNQSGHAYVTPALLEERWMVRVSIGALGTERQHVERLWTRLQSLVEQTHS; this is encoded by the coding sequence ATGACCCCCGAAGAATTCCGTCGCCATGGCTACGCCATGATCGACCTGATCGCAGACTATCGAGAAAACATCGAGCAACGCGGCGTGCAGCCCACCACGGTGCCTGGCGAAATCAAGGCCGCCCTGCCAGCGAGCCCGCCTGACAGCGCCGAACCGTTCGAACAGATCATGGGCGATGTCGAAAAGCTGATCATGCCCGGGCTGCTGCATTGGCAGCATCCGAGTTTTTTCGGCTTCTTCCCTTCCAACGTGGAGCTGTCTTCGGTGCTGGGCGATTGCCTGAGCACTGGCCTGGGTGTGGTGGGCTTGTCCTGGCAATCCAGCCCGGCCCTCACCGAAATCGAAGAAGTGACCACCGATTGGCTGCGCGACATGCTCGGCCTGAGCAGCGCCTGGAGCGGCGTGATCCAGGACTCCGCGTCCACCTCCACCCTGGTGGCCCTCATCAGCGCCAGGGAGCGCAGCTCCGATTACGCGCTGATGCATGACGGCCTGCAAAACAGCGGCGCGCCCCTGATCGTCTACACCTCAGCCCACGCCCATAGCTCGGTCAACAAGGCGGCGATCCTGGCCGGATTCGGCCAGAACCATATCCGCACCATCGCCACCGACCAACACAATGCAATGTCGCCCCAGGCATTGGCGCACGCCATCGAACAGGACCTGGCCGCCGGCAATCGCCCCTGCGTAGTAATTGCTACCACCGGGACCACAGCCGCCATGGCGATCGACCCTCTGGATGCGATTGGCGACCTGACCCAACGCCACGGTGTGTGGCTGCATGTGGACTCGGCCATGGCCGGCGCTGCGATGATCCTGCCGGAATGCCGGGCACTGTGGCAGGGCATCGAAAAAGCCGACTCCCTGGTGCTCAACCCGCACAAATGGCTGGGCGCGGCCTTCGATTGCTCGGTGTACTTCGTGCGCGACCCCGAGCATTTGATTCGCATCATGACCACCAACCCGAGCTACTTGCAGTCCAGTGCCGACGGCCAGGTCAGAAACTACCGCGACTGGCGGATTTCACTGGGCAGCCGCTTCCGTGCCCTGAAGCTGTGGTTTCTGATACGCGAACAAGGCGTCAGCGGCTTGCAGGCACGGCTGAGGCGCGACCTGGCCAATGCACGCTGGCTGGCTGAACAGATCGAAAGCAGCGCGCAATGGAAACTGGTGGCCGCGCCAGCCCTGCAAACCCTGTGTATTCGCCATGAACCGCCAGGGCTGAACGGCGAGGCGCTGGATCAGCACACGCGGGCCTGGGCAGAAAAGCTCAACCAGTCCGGTCATGCCTATGTCACCCCGGCCCTCCTCGAAGAGCGCTGGATGGTGCGGGTGTCCATCGGTGCATTGGGCACCGAGCGCCAGCATGTCGAACGGTTATGGACGCGGCTGCAAAGCCTGGTCGAGCAAACGCATTCTTAG
- a CDS encoding siderophore-interacting protein produces MNTQAIHRVTHEIKRRRLDVLRVVDITPRMRRITLGGPELEGFISLGSDDHIKLLFPQNAAEQAALESPTFAIKGDGPQPAMRDYTPRRYDLEIGELDIDFVLHGDGPASTWAEQAQVGQHLYIGGPRGSMIVPDIFDSYLLIGDETALPAIARRLEELPAGRKVIAVIEIANAAEQQTLQSAADVEVIWVLRGHDDLLEVVQNLTLPDGTLYSFVATETRLSRQVRRVLLDTHKVNEEYLKAVGYWRADGSSQE; encoded by the coding sequence ATGAACACACAAGCCATTCATCGCGTGACCCACGAAATCAAACGCCGCCGCCTGGATGTTCTGCGGGTGGTGGACATCACCCCGCGCATGCGCCGCATCACACTGGGTGGGCCTGAGCTGGAGGGCTTTATCAGCCTGGGCAGCGACGATCACATCAAGCTGCTGTTCCCGCAGAACGCCGCCGAGCAAGCAGCGCTTGAAAGCCCGACATTCGCCATCAAGGGCGACGGCCCGCAACCGGCCATGCGCGACTACACGCCACGGCGCTACGACCTGGAAATCGGCGAGCTGGATATCGACTTCGTGCTGCATGGCGATGGCCCTGCGTCCACCTGGGCCGAGCAGGCGCAGGTCGGGCAGCACCTGTATATCGGTGGGCCACGGGGCTCGATGATCGTGCCGGACATTTTCGACAGCTACCTGCTGATCGGCGATGAAACCGCCCTGCCCGCCATTGCGCGGCGTCTGGAGGAGTTGCCCGCTGGGCGCAAGGTGATTGCAGTGATTGAAATCGCCAATGCGGCGGAGCAACAGACGCTGCAAAGTGCGGCCGATGTGGAGGTGATCTGGGTGCTGCGTGGCCACGATGACCTGCTTGAGGTGGTGCAAAACCTGACGCTGCCCGACGGCACGCTGTACAGCTTCGTGGCGACCGAAACCAGATTGTCGCGCCAGGTACGGCGGGTGTTGCTGGACACCCACAAAGTCAATGAAGAATACCTCAAGGCCGTGGGTTACTGGCGCGCCGACGGTAGCTCGCAAGAGTGA
- a CDS encoding Pr6Pr family membrane protein, translating to MKRFVATAALAGWVGLTIQQYLILYSRWSIEASLLGGLVSFFSFFTVLTNTLVVVVLSYAWVNRESAGKRFFLAPHISSGVAVSIVVVSLAYNLLLRHLWSPEGFQFIADELLHDVMPLLFLIYWWRCVPKGFLRLKHIGAWVIYPLMYFAYVLMRGHLLGQYQYPFIDVDRLGYPQVFVNAGGILAGFVAIALVMVGLDKFIKPRP from the coding sequence ATGAAGCGTTTTGTCGCGACGGCGGCGCTTGCCGGCTGGGTGGGGTTGACGATCCAGCAGTACCTGATCCTTTATTCACGCTGGTCCATTGAAGCCAGCCTGCTGGGTGGGCTGGTGAGTTTTTTCAGTTTCTTCACCGTGTTGACCAACACCCTGGTGGTGGTGGTGTTGAGCTACGCCTGGGTCAACCGGGAGTCAGCCGGCAAACGGTTTTTCCTGGCGCCTCACATCAGCAGTGGAGTCGCCGTGAGCATTGTGGTGGTAAGCCTGGCCTACAACCTGCTGCTGCGGCATTTGTGGAGCCCTGAAGGCTTTCAATTTATCGCCGATGAATTGCTGCACGACGTGATGCCGTTGCTGTTTCTGATTTATTGGTGGCGCTGTGTGCCCAAGGGTTTTTTGCGCCTCAAGCACATCGGCGCCTGGGTGATTTACCCATTGATGTACTTCGCGTATGTGCTGATGCGTGGGCATTTGCTTGGGCAGTATCAGTACCCGTTCATCGATGTGGACCGCCTCGGTTATCCACAAGTGTTTGTGAATGCCGGGGGGATTCTGGCGGGGTTTGTGGCGATAGCGTTGGTGATGGTGGGGCTGGATAAATTCATCAAGCCCCGGCCCTGA
- a CDS encoding VF530 family DNA-binding protein gives MTATSNDPLHGVTLQHVLTTLVEHYEWSGLAERIDIRCFKSDPSIKSSLTFLRKTPWAREKVEGLYVKLMRTKRPLD, from the coding sequence ATGACCGCGACAAGCAACGACCCGCTCCACGGCGTGACCCTGCAACACGTGCTCACCACCCTGGTGGAGCATTACGAATGGAGCGGCTTGGCCGAACGTATTGATATCCGCTGCTTCAAGAGCGACCCGAGCATCAAGTCGAGCCTGACCTTCCTGCGCAAGACGCCTTGGGCGCGGGAAAAAGTCGAAGGGTTGTACGTCAAGCTGATGCGCACCAAACGCCCGCTGGACTGA
- a CDS encoding CS1 type fimbrial major subunit, producing MFKKFAVAVPLAVLALSSSVTAIAAGEASHTVNLKANIPTTVFHAQPRDPNWGRDETMTYNLVSGELAPLSAIYDIKNTNGSVAAYIEGGPAVLFNGDAAQNIPLTTTLNRVALSGTPQEVLNEADSTPGAGVELNISAARPTATQRGSYTAVIPLVFDAVLPAL from the coding sequence ATGTTCAAGAAGTTTGCTGTTGCTGTTCCCCTGGCTGTTCTGGCGCTGTCTTCCTCGGTAACCGCTATCGCTGCCGGTGAAGCCAGCCACACCGTCAACCTCAAGGCAAACATCCCGACCACCGTGTTCCACGCCCAGCCGCGTGATCCGAACTGGGGCCGTGACGAGACCATGACCTACAACCTGGTCAGCGGTGAATTGGCGCCCCTGAGCGCCATCTACGACATCAAGAACACCAACGGTTCGGTTGCCGCCTACATCGAAGGTGGCCCGGCGGTGCTGTTCAACGGTGATGCCGCGCAGAACATCCCGCTTACCACCACCCTCAATCGTGTGGCCCTGTCCGGCACCCCGCAGGAAGTGCTCAACGAAGCCGACTCCACTCCAGGTGCGGGTGTTGAACTGAACATCTCCGCTGCCAGGCCTACGGCGACTCAGCGTGGTTCCTACACTGCCGTGATACCGCTGGTATTCGACGCCGTACTGCCAGCCCTGTGA
- a CDS encoding TonB-dependent receptor: MSLPSLWRLSPLAAALLISSQAYALELPPQVVTGNPLGSEQLASPTTVLEGDELTLQQKGSLGETLNKQPGVSSSYFGPGASRPIIRGQDGDRIRILRNGVGALDASSLSYDHAVPLDPINVDRIEIVRGPAALLYGGSAIGGVVNTFDNRIPTEAIEGIHGAGELRYGGADTTRSSAGKLEAGNGTFALHLDANAREFNDLKIPGYARSRHAPESENGPGKNGRLGNSNGRQDGGAVGGSYTWDDGYAGLSYSNYDSNYGSPAEQDVRIRMKQDHYAFASEIRNLQGPFTSVKIDAGYTEYQHREIEGGETGTTFKNKGYEARVEARHQPIGPFDGVVGAQVTRNEFSALGEEAFVPQTDTNAGALFILEEMQATERLKLSLGARLEHTNVDPDGKGNARFATADKSSDFTAGSLSSGAVYTLTPIWSVAATLGYTERAPTFYELYANGAHVATGTYELGDANLSKEKAVSSDLALRFDNGTHKGSFGVFYSRFSNYIGLLGTGRTLNDEGEEDAGGIPEYGYSGVRARFAGFEAQDHWKLGEGAYGKFALELSGDYTRATNLDSGEALPRIAPLRLNSGLLWELDRWQARIDVEHAAGQGRVPDNESGTDGYTTLGASAGYRFNVGGSQWLAFVNGENLTNQTVRYASSILRDIAPAPGRSVQFGIRTTF, from the coding sequence ATGTCCCTGCCTTCTCTCTGGCGCTTGTCCCCTCTCGCCGCCGCCTTGTTGATCAGCTCACAAGCCTATGCCCTGGAACTGCCCCCCCAAGTCGTCACTGGCAACCCGCTGGGTAGCGAACAACTGGCCTCGCCCACCACTGTGCTGGAAGGTGATGAGCTGACCCTGCAACAAAAAGGCAGCCTCGGCGAAACCCTGAACAAGCAGCCCGGGGTGTCATCGTCGTATTTCGGCCCAGGCGCCAGCCGCCCGATCATTCGCGGCCAGGATGGCGACCGGATTCGCATCCTGCGCAACGGCGTGGGGGCGCTGGATGCGTCGTCGCTGTCCTATGACCACGCGGTGCCGCTGGACCCGATCAATGTCGACCGTATCGAAATCGTGCGCGGCCCCGCAGCACTGCTGTACGGCGGCAGTGCCATCGGTGGCGTGGTCAACACCTTCGACAACCGCATCCCCACCGAGGCCATCGAAGGCATCCACGGTGCGGGGGAACTGCGCTACGGCGGCGCCGACACCACCCGCAGCAGCGCGGGCAAGCTGGAGGCCGGCAATGGCACATTCGCCTTGCACCTGGACGCCAATGCGCGGGAATTCAACGACCTGAAAATCCCTGGTTATGCGCGCAGCCGCCACGCGCCGGAGAGCGAAAACGGCCCCGGCAAAAACGGCCGCCTGGGTAACAGCAACGGGCGTCAGGACGGCGGTGCGGTGGGTGGTTCCTACACCTGGGATGATGGTTACGCGGGCCTGTCCTACAGCAACTACGACAGCAATTATGGCTCCCCCGCCGAGCAGGATGTACGCATCCGCATGAAGCAGGATCATTACGCCTTTGCCTCCGAAATCCGCAACCTGCAGGGCCCGTTTACCTCGGTGAAGATCGACGCGGGCTACACCGAGTATCAGCACCGCGAAATCGAAGGCGGCGAAACCGGCACCACCTTCAAGAACAAAGGCTATGAAGCCCGAGTGGAGGCGCGTCACCAGCCCATCGGGCCGTTCGACGGCGTGGTCGGCGCCCAAGTGACCCGCAATGAATTTTCGGCCCTGGGTGAGGAAGCGTTCGTACCGCAGACCGATACCAACGCTGGCGCCCTGTTTATCCTGGAAGAGATGCAAGCCACCGAGCGCTTGAAACTCAGCCTGGGTGCGCGCCTTGAGCACACCAACGTCGACCCGGATGGCAAGGGCAATGCGCGCTTTGCCACTGCGGATAAATCCAGCGACTTCACCGCTGGCAGCCTGTCGTCGGGTGCGGTCTACACGCTTACGCCCATCTGGTCGGTGGCCGCGACGCTGGGCTACACCGAGCGCGCCCCGACCTTCTACGAGCTGTATGCCAACGGTGCCCACGTCGCCACCGGCACCTATGAATTGGGCGACGCCAACCTGTCGAAAGAAAAAGCCGTGTCCAGCGACCTGGCCCTGCGTTTTGACAATGGCACCCATAAGGGCAGCTTTGGCGTGTTCTACAGCCGCTTCTCCAACTACATCGGCTTGCTCGGCACTGGCCGCACGTTGAACGACGAGGGTGAAGAGGATGCTGGCGGTATTCCCGAGTACGGCTACTCCGGCGTACGTGCGCGTTTCGCCGGTTTCGAAGCCCAGGATCACTGGAAGCTCGGCGAAGGCGCCTACGGCAAGTTCGCGCTGGAACTGTCGGGCGACTACACCCGCGCTACCAACCTGGACAGCGGCGAAGCCTTGCCACGCATTGCGCCCCTGCGTTTGAACAGCGGCTTGCTGTGGGAACTGGATCGCTGGCAGGCACGTATCGATGTGGAACATGCCGCGGGCCAAGGGCGCGTGCCGGATAACGAGAGCGGCACCGATGGCTACACCACTTTGGGAGCAAGCGCGGGCTATCGCTTCAACGTCGGTGGCAGCCAGTGGCTGGCGTTCGTCAACGGTGAAAACCTGACCAACCAGACCGTGCGCTACGCCAGCTCGATCCTGCGCGACATCGCACCAGCACCGGGACGCAGTGTGCAATTCGGCATCCGCACCACCTTCTGA
- a CDS encoding glucose/quinate/shikimate family membrane-bound PQQ-dependent dehydrogenase, which produces MSTDGASSPSRLLPRLLGVLLLIMGLALLAGGVKLSMLGGSLYYLLAGIGIALTGVLLLATRRAALGLYALVLFASTVWALWEVGLDWWQLVPRLALLFALGIVMLLPWFRRPLLRGQAAPLGTGALSVAVVLAGATALASQFTNPGEMVKTGQLDRDAVPGMASAAPSQADGDWNSYGRSAFGDRYSPLAQITPENAHKLVPAWTYRTGDIPGPNDPGETTAENTPLKVNGMLYVCTPHSQVIALDPDTGKEIWRFDPKISSQGAENFKGWAHMTCRGVSYHDDAAYASEQSPTGSASPAAAPTACPKRIFVPTADTRLIALNADTGKMCEDFGDKGQVDLRANIGSFAPGGYYSTSPPAVTKNLVVIGGHVTDNVSIDEPSGVIRAFDVHTGKLVWNWDSGNPDDTTPLAEGKTYTRNSPNMWSMFAVDEKLGMLYLPMGNQMPDQYGGDRTDDSEKYAAGLTALDIDTGHVKWTFQFTHHDLWDMDVGGQPSLIDIKTADGVKQAVMASTKQGSIYVLDRSNGQPVVPINEIPVPQGAVAGDRTSPTQPKSDLNFMPPPLKERDMWGVTPFDQLICRIDFKSMRYDGPFTPPSLQGSIVYPGNFGVFDWGGISVDPVRQIAFVNPSYMAFKSKLIPAADIAKQGPRVSETEGVQPNKGAPYGVILEALLSPMGLPCQAPAWGYVAAVDLTNHQTIWMHKNGTVRDSSPVPIPLTMGVPSLGGTFTTAGGVAFLSGTLDQYLRAYDVKNGKQLWEGRLPAGAQTTPMTYTGKDGKQYVLVMAGGHGSLGTKQGDYVMAFKLPD; this is translated from the coding sequence ATGAGCACTGATGGTGCCTCAAGCCCAAGCCGCCTGTTGCCCAGGCTGCTGGGGGTCTTGCTGCTGATCATGGGGCTGGCCTTGCTGGCCGGCGGCGTCAAGCTGAGTATGCTCGGCGGGTCGCTGTACTACCTGCTGGCCGGTATCGGCATTGCCCTGACCGGCGTGTTGCTGCTGGCTACCCGCCGCGCTGCGCTGGGCCTGTATGCACTGGTGTTGTTCGCCAGCACCGTGTGGGCCCTGTGGGAAGTGGGCCTGGACTGGTGGCAGTTGGTGCCGCGCCTGGCCCTGCTGTTCGCCCTGGGCATCGTCATGCTGCTGCCGTGGTTTCGCCGGCCATTGCTGCGTGGCCAAGCCGCGCCGCTGGGCACTGGCGCGCTGAGCGTGGCCGTGGTGCTGGCGGGCGCAACCGCCCTGGCCAGCCAGTTCACCAACCCAGGTGAAATGGTCAAGACCGGCCAACTGGACCGCGACGCGGTACCCGGCATGGCCAGCGCCGCACCCTCCCAAGCCGATGGCGACTGGAACTCCTATGGCCGTTCGGCCTTCGGTGACCGTTACTCGCCACTGGCGCAGATCACCCCGGAAAACGCCCACAAACTGGTGCCAGCGTGGACCTATCGCACCGGCGATATCCCGGGGCCGAACGATCCGGGTGAAACCACCGCGGAAAACACCCCGCTGAAAGTCAACGGCATGCTCTACGTGTGCACGCCGCACAGCCAGGTGATCGCGCTGGACCCGGACACCGGCAAGGAAATCTGGCGCTTCGATCCGAAGATCAGCAGCCAGGGCGCCGAGAACTTCAAGGGTTGGGCGCACATGACCTGCCGTGGCGTGTCGTATCACGATGACGCCGCCTACGCTTCCGAACAGAGCCCGACTGGCAGCGCTAGCCCGGCTGCGGCACCGACTGCCTGCCCGAAACGCATCTTCGTGCCGACTGCCGACACCCGTCTGATCGCCCTGAACGCCGACACCGGCAAGATGTGCGAAGACTTCGGTGACAAAGGCCAGGTCGACCTGCGTGCCAACATCGGCAGCTTCGCCCCAGGCGGCTACTACTCCACTTCGCCACCGGCCGTGACCAAGAACCTGGTGGTGATCGGCGGCCATGTGACCGATAACGTTTCCATCGACGAGCCTAGCGGTGTGATCCGCGCGTTCGACGTGCACACCGGCAAGCTGGTGTGGAACTGGGACAGCGGCAACCCGGACGACACCACCCCGTTGGCCGAGGGCAAGACCTACACCCGCAACTCGCCGAACATGTGGTCCATGTTCGCCGTGGATGAAAAACTCGGCATGTTGTACCTGCCGATGGGCAACCAGATGCCCGACCAGTACGGCGGCGACCGTACCGATGATTCCGAGAAATACGCAGCGGGCCTGACCGCTCTGGACATCGACACCGGCCACGTGAAGTGGACCTTCCAGTTCACCCACCATGACCTGTGGGACATGGACGTGGGCGGCCAGCCTTCGCTGATCGACATCAAGACTGCTGACGGCGTCAAGCAAGCGGTGATGGCATCGACCAAGCAAGGCAGCATCTACGTGCTGGATCGCAGCAACGGTCAGCCAGTGGTTCCGATCAACGAAATCCCTGTACCGCAAGGCGCAGTGGCCGGCGATCGCACCTCCCCGACCCAACCCAAGTCCGACCTGAACTTCATGCCGCCGCCCCTCAAAGAGCGTGACATGTGGGGCGTGACGCCGTTCGACCAACTGATCTGCCGGATCGACTTCAAGTCGATGCGCTACGACGGCCCGTTCACCCCGCCATCGTTGCAAGGCTCGATCGTGTACCCAGGCAACTTCGGCGTGTTCGACTGGGGCGGCATCTCGGTTGACCCGGTGCGTCAGATCGCGTTCGTGAACCCAAGCTACATGGCGTTCAAATCGAAACTGATCCCGGCAGCCGACATCGCCAAGCAAGGCCCACGCGTCAGCGAAACCGAAGGCGTACAGCCGAACAAAGGCGCGCCGTACGGTGTGATCCTTGAAGCACTGCTGTCGCCGATGGGCCTGCCGTGCCAGGCGCCAGCGTGGGGCTACGTGGCAGCGGTCGACCTGACCAACCACCAGACCATCTGGATGCACAAGAACGGCACCGTGCGTGACAGCTCGCCGGTCCCGATCCCGCTGACCATGGGCGTGCCTAGCCTGGGCGGTACGTTCACCACCGCCGGTGGCGTCGCGTTCCTCAGCGGCACCCTGGACCAGTACCTGCGTGCCTATGACGTGAAGAACGGCAAGCAACTGTGGGAAGGCCGCCTGCCAGCAGGCGCGCAAACCACCCCGATGACCTACACCGGCAAGGACGGCAAGCAATACGTGCTGGTCATGGCCGGCGGTCACGGCTCGCTGGGCACCAAGCAGGGTGACTATGTGATGGCGTTCAAACTGCCGGATTAA
- a CDS encoding PadR family transcriptional regulator, with product MKHEHRGEFEKRGGRGPRVFAPGDLKLLLLSLIAEQPCHGYDLIRRIESLFDGAYSPSPGVIYPTLTFLEESELISGDADGGKKRYTITDAGRLFLSEQAVALDGVRMRLDVSKRSLRGHDRPPQIHEAVHNLRHALHSHNGHWSPEEIIRVAALLNRTAQAIADGTDQ from the coding sequence ATGAAACACGAGCATCGCGGCGAATTTGAAAAACGCGGCGGCCGCGGCCCACGGGTATTCGCCCCCGGCGACCTGAAGCTGCTGCTGTTGTCATTGATCGCCGAGCAACCTTGCCATGGCTACGACCTGATCCGCCGCATCGAAAGCCTGTTCGACGGCGCCTACAGCCCCAGTCCCGGCGTGATCTACCCCACCCTGACCTTTCTTGAAGAGAGCGAGCTGATCAGCGGCGACGCCGATGGTGGAAAAAAACGCTACACAATCACCGACGCCGGTCGTCTCTTCTTAAGCGAACAAGCCGTTGCCCTGGATGGCGTGCGCATGCGCCTGGATGTCAGCAAGCGCTCGCTGCGTGGCCACGACCGCCCACCCCAGATCCATGAGGCAGTGCACAACCTGCGCCACGCCTTGCATTCGCACAACGGGCACTGGAGCCCGGAAGAAATCATTCGTGTCGCGGCGCTGCTCAATCGCACCGCTCAAGCCATTGCCGACGGGACAGACCAATGA
- a CDS encoding 2OG-Fe(II) oxygenase encodes MTDHSAVQPNLCISTKILELEQLDSPSLRKLISGQVLAIRVPDFANEKTSARLIQSISETATLEQYSHETYEGGHVVQHFYGVHRWGTPFNSTYGKVAGSDAQRKYYADAAHMRSLIDRICAPQQPPIQDLMEQFQSIWPQGAQAAAFQGQPMFCGIIRAMFPETAHLSETVPHVDCLPRLIADLEHQFSANIYLQTPPSGGELVIWDTPAFAYDEVKHFEGAQLPEQRLQKPLRIQPRKNELVIINTRRPHAICGFDSGTRISMQSFIGYVPGEPFYFWC; translated from the coding sequence ATGACGGACCATAGCGCTGTACAACCAAACCTGTGTATCTCGACAAAAATCCTGGAACTGGAACAACTCGACAGTCCAAGTTTAAGAAAGCTGATCAGCGGGCAAGTGCTTGCCATTCGAGTGCCCGACTTCGCCAACGAAAAAACCAGTGCACGGTTGATTCAGAGCATCAGCGAAACCGCCACGCTGGAGCAATACAGCCACGAAACCTACGAGGGCGGGCACGTCGTACAGCACTTCTATGGCGTGCATCGCTGGGGCACGCCGTTCAATTCCACCTATGGCAAGGTTGCGGGCAGTGATGCCCAACGCAAGTATTACGCTGACGCTGCCCATATGCGCAGCCTGATCGACCGCATTTGCGCCCCGCAACAGCCGCCCATTCAAGACTTGATGGAGCAGTTCCAGAGCATTTGGCCGCAAGGCGCACAAGCCGCTGCATTCCAGGGCCAGCCGATGTTCTGCGGGATCATCCGCGCCATGTTCCCCGAGACGGCGCACCTCTCTGAAACCGTTCCTCACGTGGATTGCCTGCCCCGCTTGATCGCTGATCTGGAACATCAGTTCAGCGCCAATATCTACCTTCAGACACCACCTTCGGGAGGAGAGTTAGTCATTTGGGATACCCCAGCGTTTGCCTATGACGAGGTCAAGCATTTCGAAGGCGCCCAACTGCCCGAGCAGCGCTTGCAAAAGCCGTTGCGCATTCAGCCACGCAAAAACGAACTGGTGATCATCAACACACGCCGCCCCCACGCCATTTGCGGATTCGATTCGGGCACACGCATCAGCATGCAATCGTTTATCGGCTACGTTCCTGGCGAACCGTTTTACTTCTGGTGCTAA